The Nicotiana tabacum cultivar K326 chromosome 14, ASM71507v2, whole genome shotgun sequence genome contains a region encoding:
- the LOC142161701 gene encoding cytochrome c oxidase subunit 6a, mitochondrial-like isoform X2 produces MIIFVFNGQGQREESRTTTRHQLEMASAMIKSSFRSALRVGASRGTPAFKRTFASSAHHDEAREAAKWEKITYVGIITCTVLAIVNLSKGHPHHEEPPPYPYLHIRNKEFPWGSDGLFEKKHH; encoded by the exons ATGATCATTTTTGTTTTTAATGGTCAGGGGCAGCGGGAAGAGTCCAGAACCACAACCAGACATCAGCTGGAAATGGCGTCTGCAATGATCAAAAGTAGCTTTCGCTCCGCCCTCCGCGTCGGTGCTTCTCGCGGAACTCCGGCATTCAAGAGGACTTTCGCTTCTTCCGCCCACCATGACGAAGCCC GTGAAGCAGCTAAGTGGGAGAAAATTACTTATGTTGGAATAATTACATGCACTGTTCTTGCAATCGTTAATCTCTCTAAGGGTCATCCCCACCATGAAGAGCCTCCG CCTTATCCGTATCTGCACATTCGTAACAAGGAGTTTCCATGGG GTTCGGATGGTCTTTTCGAGAAGAAGCATCACTAA
- the LOC142161701 gene encoding cytochrome c oxidase subunit 6a, mitochondrial-like isoform X1 gives MIIFVFNGQGQREESRTTTRHQLEMASAMIKSSFRSALRVGASRGTPAFKRTFASSAHHDEAREAAKWEKITYVGIITCTVLAIVNLSKGHPHHEEPPASKCCSVLWMASIGNLEQVRMVFSRRSITKPVYLSMKA, from the exons ATGATCATTTTTGTTTTTAATGGTCAGGGGCAGCGGGAAGAGTCCAGAACCACAACCAGACATCAGCTGGAAATGGCGTCTGCAATGATCAAAAGTAGCTTTCGCTCCGCCCTCCGCGTCGGTGCTTCTCGCGGAACTCCGGCATTCAAGAGGACTTTCGCTTCTTCCGCCCACCATGACGAAGCCC GTGAAGCAGCTAAGTGGGAGAAAATTACTTATGTTGGAATAATTACATGCACTGTTCTTGCAATCGTTAATCTCTCTAAGGGTCATCCCCACCATGAAGAGCCTCCG GCTTCAAAATGTTGTAGCGTGCTGTGGATGGCTTCAATTGGGAACTTAGAACAA GTTCGGATGGTCTTTTCGAGAAGAAGCATCACTAAACCTGTATATTTATCCATGAAGGCTTAA
- the LOC142161701 gene encoding cytochrome c oxidase subunit 6a, mitochondrial-like isoform X4 translates to MIIFVFNGQGQREESRTTTRHQLEMASAMIKSSFRSALRVGASRGTPAFKRTFASSAHHDEAREAAKWEKITYVGIITCTVLAIVNLSKGHPHHEEPPPYPYLHIRNKEFPWGFKML, encoded by the exons ATGATCATTTTTGTTTTTAATGGTCAGGGGCAGCGGGAAGAGTCCAGAACCACAACCAGACATCAGCTGGAAATGGCGTCTGCAATGATCAAAAGTAGCTTTCGCTCCGCCCTCCGCGTCGGTGCTTCTCGCGGAACTCCGGCATTCAAGAGGACTTTCGCTTCTTCCGCCCACCATGACGAAGCCC GTGAAGCAGCTAAGTGGGAGAAAATTACTTATGTTGGAATAATTACATGCACTGTTCTTGCAATCGTTAATCTCTCTAAGGGTCATCCCCACCATGAAGAGCCTCCG CCTTATCCGTATCTGCACATTCGTAACAAGGAGTTTCCATGGG GCTTCAAAATGTTGTAG
- the LOC142161701 gene encoding cytochrome c oxidase subunit 6a, mitochondrial-like isoform X3: MIIFVFNGQGQREESRTTTRHQLEMASAMIKSSFRSALRVGASRGTPAFKRTFASSAHHDEAREAAKWEKITYVGIITCTVLAIVNLSKGHPHHEEPPVRMVFSRRSITKPVYLSMKA, translated from the exons ATGATCATTTTTGTTTTTAATGGTCAGGGGCAGCGGGAAGAGTCCAGAACCACAACCAGACATCAGCTGGAAATGGCGTCTGCAATGATCAAAAGTAGCTTTCGCTCCGCCCTCCGCGTCGGTGCTTCTCGCGGAACTCCGGCATTCAAGAGGACTTTCGCTTCTTCCGCCCACCATGACGAAGCCC GTGAAGCAGCTAAGTGGGAGAAAATTACTTATGTTGGAATAATTACATGCACTGTTCTTGCAATCGTTAATCTCTCTAAGGGTCATCCCCACCATGAAGAGCCTCCG GTTCGGATGGTCTTTTCGAGAAGAAGCATCACTAAACCTGTATATTTATCCATGAAGGCTTAA